A portion of the Fulvia fulva chromosome 1, complete sequence genome contains these proteins:
- a CDS encoding Putative acetyltransferase OgpAT gives MANSVEQLKIRPFLPEDEHQMFTIFSDTALQGLHDAGEESIRVRYHIWCRPYIMLCPQHCFVLDDNGLAVGYIISTADSASFVKQWLDQYIPFLQSHDIVRPGPDVDTTKEDSVAALREIAHTPGEQLLKDRDLVDTFPGHLHIDIRPRWQGVGMGKRMVLTFLDHMKRSGCAGMHLGMAASNASTGKFYERFGFEQYTKVEDGTIMVKSLQT, from the coding sequence ATGGCGAACTCGGTTGAGCAGCTCAAGATACGACCTTTCTTGCCCGAGGACGAACATCAAATGTTCACCATCTTTAGTGACACGGCACTCCAAGGACTACACGATGCTGGCGAAGAATCCATCCGGGTTCGCTATCACATATGGTGCCGACCATACATCATGCTATGCCCGCAGCACTGCTTCGTCCTCGACGACAATGGGCTAGCAGTTGGCTACATCATCAGCACAGCCGACTCAGCCAGCTTCGTCAAACAGTGGCTCGATCAATACATTCCCTTCTTACAATCACATGACATCGTGAGACCCGGTCCTGATGTTGACACCACAAAAGAGGATAGTGTCGCTGCCTTGAGAGAGATCGCCCACACACCCGGAGAGCAACTACTGAAGGACCGCGACCTCGTAGACACGTTTCCTGGTCACTTACACATCGACATCAGACCTCGATGGCAAGGCGTAGGTATGGGGAAACGAATGGTCTTAACATTTCTTGATCACATGAAGCGAAGCGGCTGCGCAGGCATGCATCTGGGTATGGCCGCATCCAATGCCAGCACCGGTAAATTCTATGAACGTTTCGGCTTTGAACAATATACCAAGGTGGAAGATGGTACTATCATGGTCAAGAGTCTGCAAACTTGA
- a CDS encoding Acyl-CoA dehydrogenase family member 10, translated as MSSTWASSNKTYILLHERFDMASKSKSSYPRVLMFDIGGVCVVSPFQAILDYEKSKNIPLGYINFCISASAPDGAWQRLERGEILLDDGFFKHFKSDLSNEQRWREYYARSLAKSKKQSKGQAVEEAAYQVPAVPDIDAEWLYWEMMRIAREPDPSMWPALQRLRAAADKSNGQLILAALSNTSIFPPGHPFSDDKTPEGRQNKELKGVFDIFVSSAHVGMRKPAEDIYRYALTRLHEYVKLNEIGMGVRAQDITFLDDIGGNLRTAKKLGMNTIKVELGRADKAVAELESITGLVLKDNRARL; from the exons ATGTCGAGCACCTGGGCAAGCAGCAACAAGACATACATTCTCTTACACGAGCGCTTCGATATGGCATCTAAGTCCAAGTCGAGCTACCCACGGGTGCTGATGTTCGACATCGGCGGCGTCTGC GTCGTGTCACCCTTCCAAGCAATCCTTGATTACGAAAAGAGCAAGAACATTCCGCTTGGCTACATCAATTTCTGCATCTCCGCTTCAGCTCCAGACGGCGCCTGGCAAAGATTGGAACGCGGCGAGATCCTTCTCGACGATGGCTTCTTCAAGCATTTCAAGTCGGACCTGAGCAACGAGCAACGCTGGCGAGAGTACTACGCGCGATCGCTCGCCAAGTCGAAGAAACAGAGCAAAGGCCAAGCCGTTGAAGAGGCAGCATATCAAGTTCCAGCCGTGCCCGACATCGACGCGGAATGGCTATACTGGGAAATGATGCGGATAGCAAGGGAGCCTGATCCGTCTATGTGGCCCGCATTGCAAAGGCTGAGGGCAGCCGCGGACAAGAGCAACGGACAACTGATTCTTGCAGCGTTGTCGAACACGTCAATATTCCCGCCAGGACATCCTTTTAGCGATGACAAGACGCCTGAAGGAAGACAGAACAAAGAGTTGAAGGGAGTGTTTGACATTTTCGTCAGTAGTGCCCACGTCGGCATGCGGAAACCAGCAGAGGATATATATCGATATGCTCTCACGAGATTGCATGAGTATGTGAAGCTAAATGAGATTGGAATGGGCGTAAGAGCGCAGGACATCACGTTTCTGGATGATATTGGTGGAAACCTCAGGACTGCGAAGAAGCTCGGGATGAATACCATCAAGGTAGAGCTTGGGAGAGCTGATAAGGCTGTGGCAGAGCTGGAGAGCATAACTGGACTTGTTCTGAAGGACAACAGAGCCAGACTGTAG
- a CDS encoding 1-phosphatidylinositol phosphodiesterase produces MTMEQQLDAGIRYFDLRCGIVDDIAEMVHGAALLGLKLPEVMNTIYKWLDAHPTEAIIVQIKEDRESERSTVHFAQAIFACVSTRSERWRTANTTPTLGELRGKIQLFRRYRGPNLWAYGIDVTQWQDNPSVPFTITTQNMVQLTIQDHYSFSDPQSLPALVAIKGGDVSGLLERASKDLDPGHWYINFTSAYEFNFYYQLTPRAIATGGYYQFRWIDGINVRLHNWLRTRVGRQHYGIVAMDFPDTDLVSELIRSNFKKHNEPVWLVMLCIVLSIAALALMVLHLAGFSSVQELYPGISSLAVKEIGG; encoded by the coding sequence ATGACTATGGAGCAGCAGCTCGATGCAGGCATACGATACTTCGACCTCCGTTGCGGCATTGTAGATGATATTGCAGAAATGGTTCATGGAGCGGCTTTGCTGGGCCTGAAATTGCCCGAGGTGATGAACACCATCTACAAATGGCTAGACGCACATCCCACGGAGGCCATCATCGTACAAATTAAGGAAGACCGAGAATCGGAAAGGTCCACTGTGCACTTCGCGCAAGCTATCTTCGCCTGTGTTTCGACCAGATCCGAGCGCTGGCGCACCGCGAACACCACTCCAACATTGGGCGAACTTCGAGGCAAGATACAGCTCTTTCGGAGGTATCGTGGACCAAATCTCTGGGCATACGGTATTGATGTGACGCAGTGGCAGGACAATCCAAGTGTTCCATTCACCATCACCACGCAGAACATGGTCCAGCTAACCATACAAGATCACTACAGTTTCTCCGATCCTCAGTCTTTGCCCGCTTTGGTAGCTATCAAAGGTGGAGACGTTTCAGGACTACTCGAGCGTGCGTCGAAAGATCTGGACCCAGGGCACTGGTACATCAATTTCACGAGCGCTTATGAGTTCAACTTTTACTACCAGCTTACTCCACGTGCCATTGCCACTGGAGGATACTATCAGTTCAGATGGATCGATGGCATCAATGTCAGACTACATAACTGGCTACGAACACGAGTCGGAAGACAGCATTATGGTATAGTCGCAATGGACTTTCCAGACACAGACCTGGTCTCCGAACTGATCAGGTCGAACTTCAAGAAGCACAACGAGCCCGTGTGGCTAGTCATGCTATGTAtagtcctaagtatagctgCGCTCGCACTGATGGTCTTGCACCTCGCCGGCTTCAGCAGTGTACAGGAACTCTATCCAGGCATATCGTCTCTGGCAGTGAAAGAGATTGGTGGCTGA
- a CDS encoding Dynactin subunit 5, producing the protein MSSRPAASVRRSTKTEYIETDTGNKISRRAHIDGKQNIMLGGRTVIMADVHMRGDLCRLPEPAPEGEKPKTPPTAISIGKASVMSTNVVLHPPMRIHHGQTTYYPIRIGDNVFVGQGTYISSAVIYSHVHIGANCVLGPFSLVKESSKILANTVVPANMVIPAGAIVAGRPARIVGEVGDGFGQGGGAEVEEWVEGGDLRPLVRAIK; encoded by the exons ATGTCTTCGCGCCCAGCAGCTAGCGTGCGCCGCTCCACCAAGACGGAGTATATCGAGACC GACACGGGTAACAAGATCTCACGTCGAGCTCACATCGACGGCAAGCAGAATATCATGCTTGGTGGCAGGACGGTCATCATGGCCGACGTGCACATGCGAGGCGATCTGTGCCGACTGCCAGAGCCCGCACCCGAAGGAGAAAAGCCAAAGACACCCCCCACAGCCATCAGCATTGGCAAGGCATCAGTCATGTCCACTAATGTTGTTCTACATCCGCCCATGAGGATACACCATGGGCAAACGACTTACTATCCAATTCGCATCGGTGACAATGTCTTCGTTGGGCAGGGTACCTACATATCATCGGCGGTCATTTACTCGCACGTCCACATTGGTGCCAACTGCGTCCTTGGACCCTTCAGCCTAGTCAAAGAGAGCTCCAAGATATTGGCCAACACCGTCGTTCCTGCTAATATGGTCATACCCGCCGGAGCTATCGTAGCTGGCCGACCCGCACGCATTGTTGGCGAGGTCGGTGATGGCTTTGGTCAGGGGGGCGGCGCTGAAGTGGAAGAGTGGGTCGAAGGTGGTGATCTTCGTCCGCTTGTCAGAGCAATCAAATGA
- a CDS encoding Biofilm regulator 1 produces the protein MDRRPQLPALSYLDVDQVKREEDAYQNHNAGTPQSLSNTSAAPSPTYQYPSGPPPPYSHAHGVAPPAQQHANAWTGTQSGVHTPPESRRTSEHEKEAAKQGPRQSLPSISEALGVDSQTAFASAPAAPAPLQSTHLPLPASGPPTSPSASSRRSYPMEPPPGHANSFANSSSYSQYPQYRSEPAQRQSYPPPAEATRAPAAYPPVQDSKPVLHQPSAQPQSRSPPPPTSFSRPLESSPASEHPPNPSAGSMAPPSSVPYGYTPYPPRYADPTPPASTSSGPIYQPSTVYGTPQTTSSSGWKAENTARFDSRQPEQANYGDNVKRHLDFYDLGQALNEISSVSGHLGDFARRYGDRMHQTQRVGPSPSTLPGIVEVDDMVAKSRAQLDSLLKIRDVVLAQQAVYEQQAADQRLQHKAFSEGPQPQPDLHAPEMDESKAGGFAGVDTKKRRGRAAPPGRCHSCNRAETPEWRRGPDGARTLCNACGLHYAKLTRKNNGANKNTSVGNSNLRPKENMP, from the exons ATGGATCGCAG GCCTCAATTGCCAGCGCTCAGTTACCTCGACGTGGACCAGGTGAAGCGCGAAGAAGACGCTTACCAGAACCACAACGCTGGCACGCCACAAAGTTTATCGAATACCAGCGCCGCTCCCAGCCCGACCTATCAATACCCTTCAGGACCACCTCCGCCCTACAGTCATGCCCATGGAGTGGCCCCTCCAGCACAGCAGCATGCAAACGCATGGACGGGTACGCAATCAGGTGTGCACACCCCGCCCGAGAGTCGTCGCACCAGCGAGCATGAGAAGGAAGCTGCCAAACAAGGCCCCAGGCAATCACTGCCATCGATCTCGGAAGCGCTAGGCGTCGACAGCCAAACCGCCTTCGCATCTGCACCTGCTGCTCCCGCGCCTCTGCAGTCGACACATCTTCCTCTGCCGGCATCTGGCCCGCCAACATCTCCATCTGCCTCATCGAGACGATCATATCCGATGGAACCGCCTCCAGGCCACGCGAATTCGTTCGCAAACAGCAGTAGCTATTCGCAATATCCACAGTATCGCTCGGAGCCAGCACAACGACAATCGTATCCTCCTCCCGCCGAGGCTACCCGTGCTCCTGCAGCCTACCCGCCCGTGCAGGACTCTAAGCCGGTGCTGCATCAGCCCTCTGCTCAACCACAGTCCCGTTCACCACCCCCACCCACGAGCTTCTCACGTCCGCTGGAGTCCTCGCCAGCATCTGAACACCCGCCAAATCCTAGTGCGGGCTCCATGGCCCCGCCGAGCAGCGTCCCATATGGCTACACGCCGTACCCACCCAGATATGCCGACCCTACGCCGCCTGCCAGTACATCTTCCGGGCCCATCTACCAGCCTTCCACGGTTTATGGGACGCCGCAGACGACGTCATCGTCCGGCTGGAAAGCTGAGAACACTGCTCGCTTTGACAGTCGGCAACCTGAGCAGGCTAATTACGGTGATAATGTCAAACGTCATCTGGACTTCTACGACTTGGGGCAAGCTTTGAACGAG ATAAGCAGCGTCAGCGGACACTTGGGCGATTTCGCACGTCGATACGGTGACCGGATGCATCAAACGCAGCGAGTAGGGCCTTCGCCGTCTACTTTACCAGGAATTGTGGAAGTGGACGACATGGTGGCTAAATCACGTGCGCAGCTTGACTCTCTGCTCAAAATACGAGATGTGGTTTTGGCTCAGCAAGCGGTCTACGAACAGCAAGCAGCTGATCAGCGCCTCCAACACAAAGCTTTTAGTGAGGGTCCGCAGCCACAGCCAGATCTCCATGCTCCAGAGATGGACGAAAGTAAGGCTGGTGGGTTCGCAGGCGTTGACACCAAGAAGCGGAGAGGACGGGCTGCACCACCAGGTCGATGCCACAGCTGTAACCGCGCCGAGACACCAGAATGGCGACGAGGACCGGACGGGGCCAGGACTCTGTGCAATGCTTGCGGCCTGCACTACGCGAAACTCACCAGGAAGAACAATGGCGCCAACAAGAACACGAGCGTTGGCAACTCCAACCTGCGACCTAAAGAGAACATGCCATGA
- a CDS encoding Glutamate--cysteine ligase has product MGLLAVGTPLDWPEAKKVAGHVREWGIEQLLAIWKRAKGKERDALLWGDEIEYLVVAFDDEKKQVKLSLRQADILEALASDPELLKQGGGVPDLARGHTNAKRPAPTFHPEFGRFMLEATPGAPWGIGFKDLLAVEQDMKWRRKIAKEHMHDHEFPITLTTFPLLGDRKSITPYYPPSGPRLRSQFVPDEIANPHIRFPTLAANIRWRRGRKVEVNVPVYHDENTAMPWKDPTVDYDLHNWPEDDDVRNGAAKDDYIHMDAMAFGMGSCCLQITFQATNIAEGRKMYDQLSPLGPILLALTAATPIYKGCLADTDVRWNQISAAVDDRTPEELGEKPLMHDRWRIPKSRYACNSTYISQDPRLRPEYLDPDLVVDEDLKARLVEGGMDDLLATHFAHLFIRDPIVVFAEDLKTLDLNSTDNFENLQSTNWQHMRFKPPPPGNDIGWRVEVRPMEIQITDFENAAFSVFVVLITRAILSFDLNFYVPIPRTTENMETAHRRDAVLNDKFYFRRDVLPRRQTKTNGIASSAPGTPQHSRPHTPGPIEDEYELMTVDEIINGKADGSFPGLVPLVESYLDSINVDVETRCELARYLALIRGRANGSLWTASKWIRHFVREHPQYQKDSVVSDEIAYDLVKAAERITVNEGRDGYAKDMLGQCRERT; this is encoded by the exons ATGGGACTACT AGCTGTCGGAACACCGCTAGACTGGCCTGAGGCGAAGAAGGTGGCCGGCCATGTGCGGGAGTGGGGTATCGAG CAACTATTGGCTATCTGGAAGCGAGCCAAAGGCAAGGAGAGAGATGCTCTACTCTGGGGAGACGAG ATCGAATACCTCGTCGTTGCCTTCGATGATGAGAAGAAGCAAGTCAAGTTGTCGCTGCGTCAGGCCGATATCCTCGAAGCACTGGCAAGCGACCCTGAGCTATTGAAGCAGGGTGGTGGCGTGCCCGATCTTGCCAGAGGCCATACCAA TGCAAAGAGACCCGCGCCGACTTTTCACCCAGAATTCGGTCGATTCATGCTCGAAGCCACACCCGGCGCACCATGGGGCATCGGCTTCAAGGATTTGCTCGCTGTCGAGCAGGACATGAAATGGAGACGAAAGATTGCAAAGGAGCACATGCATGACCATGAGTTCCCAATCACACTCACCACCTTTCCACTCCTTGGAGACAGGAAATCCATCACACCATACTACCCGCCATCTGGGCCTAGACTGCGATCACAGTTTGTTCCTGACGAGATTGCGAATCCGCATATCCGCTTTCCAACCTTGGCAGCGAACATACGGTGGCGGCGAGGACGTAAGGTGGAAGTGAATGTGCCTGTCTACCACGATGAGAACACAGCGATGCCGTGGAAAGACCCGACCGTCGACTACGATCTCCACAACTGGCCAGAGGACGATGATGTACGAAATGGTGCTGCCAAGGACGACTACATCCACATGGATGCCATGGCATTCGGCATGGGATCTTGCTGTCTGCAAATCACCTTCCAGGCGACTAACATTGCCGAAGGACGCAAGATGTATGACCAGTTGTCGCCTTTGGGTCCAATCCTTCTTGCATTGACAGCTGCGACGCCCATCTACAAAGGCTGCCTGGCAGACACGGACGTTCGATGGAATCAGATAAGTGCTGCCGTCGACGACCGAACCCCAGAAGAGCTCGGTGAGAAGCCTTTGATGCACGACCGGTGGCGAATACCAAAGTCACGATATGCTTGCAACAGCACCTATATCTCCCAGGATCCGCGCTTACGCCCCGAATATCTCGATCCGGATCTGGTCGTGGATGAGGACTTGAAGGCTCGTCTGGTCGAGGGCGGTATGGACGATCTTTTGGCCACACACTTTGCACACCTCTTCATCCGGGATCCTATCGTCGTCTTCGCGGAAGACCTCAAGACGCTCGATCTGAACAGCACCGACAACTTCGAAAATCTGCAAAGCACAAATTGGCAGCACATGCGATTCAAACCACCGCCTCCTGGCAATGACATCGGCTGGCGAGTCGAAGTCCGGCCAATGGAGATCCAAATTACAGACTTTGAGAATGCAGCATTCTCGGTATTCGTGGTCTTGATCACCAGAGCAATTCTCAGCTTCGACCTGAACTTCTACGTGCCCATCCCGCGAACAACGGAAAATATGGAGACCGCGCACAGGCGGGATGCGGTGTTGAATGATAAGTTCTACTTTCGGCGAGACGTACTACCCAGGCGGCAGACTAAGACCAATGGCATTGCCTCTTCAGCTCCCGGCACACCTCAGCATAGTAGACCCCATACGCCTGGCCCCATTGAAGACGAGTACGAACTCATGACGGTGGACGAGATCATCAACGGCAAAGCTGATGGCAGTTTCCCGGGGCTAGTGCCTCTCGTTGAGTCATATCTCGACAGTATCAACGTGGACGTCGAGACTCGATGCGAGCTGGCGCGGTACCTTGCGTTGATACGAGGACGTGCCAACGGCTCTCTTTGGACCGCCTCGAAATGGATCCGGCACTTCGTCAGGGAGCATCCACAATACCAAAAGGACAGCGTCGTGTCTGATGAAATCGCTTATGATCTGGTCAAGGCAGCCGAGCGCATCACTGTCAATGAAGGCAGGGATGGATACGCAAAAGACATGCTGGGTCAGTGTCGGGAGAGAACCTGA
- a CDS encoding Dihydroxyacetone kinase 1 encodes MSTKHFFHQTEGVVVQGLECLVARNSHLALDAPHKVVYSRTHHPSKVTVISGGGSGHEPAWSGYVGDGMLAAAVNGEVFASPSTKQIMAAIKHVPSDAGIILCITNYTGDNLHFGLAREKSEGLGYKVGILRMTDDVALGRKQTENTGRRGLAANMFVLKLCGSAAEAGYDYEKCMKIGLSVNANAVTVGSSLDHCHIPGREHHRSIPQDAYVLGMGIHNEAGLHEISPMPPVEDLVGDMLKYCLDPTDKERAFVEFRQDDVVCLLINNFGGMSNFEIEALTSVTRKVLERDWKIIPRRIFAQDFETSLNAPGWSISLLNVSGIERETKTSIFTLIHLLDQDTTAPAWPRNGYREIVPVKEKAKLSVDSATEAAAKQGPTVDATALDSALRSACNAAIQAEPDITKWDIQMGDGDCGEAVVGMCKGVLKKLNAGLTNEGSFFHTLDEVGEAVEEIGGTLGAIISIVLASFTTSLRQAYARDESGFSLDTKSAGQAAGAALKNLMNYTSARQGGRTVMDTLIPFCEALEKDADLAKAVDAAQLGAQSTSGMKASFGRATYVGESAETKQDAPPDPGAMAAFIFLQGLLSGLKQ; translated from the exons ATGAGTACTAAGCATTTCTTCCACCAAACAGAGGGCGTCGTGGTCCAAGGCCTGGAGTGCCTCGTCGCCAGGAACAGCCATCTTGCCCTCGATGCCCCCCACAAGGTCGTCTACTCCAGGACACATCATCCCTCGAAGGTGACTGTTATCTCGGGCGGCGGGAGTGGCCACGAGCCAGCATGGAGCGGCTACGTAGGCGATGGGATGCTCGCAGCTGCTGTCAACGGCGAGGTCTTCGCCAGTCCTTCCACCAAGCAGATCATGGCCGCGATCAAGCACGTGCCATCAGATGCAGGTATCATCCTCTGCATCACGAATTATACTGGGGACAATCTGCATTTTGGACTGGCAAGAGAGAAATCGGAAGGTCTAGGGTACAAGGTTGGCATACTCAGGATGACGGATGATGTGGCACTGGGCAGGAAACAGACGGAGAACACGGGACGAAGAGGATTGGCTGCCAATATGTTTGTTCTGAAGCTGTGCGGCAGCGCTGCAGAAGCGGGCTACGACTACGAGAAGTGTATGAAGATTGGCCTCTCCGTCAATGCGAACGCCGTCACTGTTGGGTCGTCTCTAGACCACTGCCACATTCCGGGCAGAGAGCATCACCGATCAATACCACAGGACGCGTACGTGCTGGGGATGGGCATACACAATGAGGCTG GACTACACGAGATCTCGCCCATGCCACCCGTTGAGGACCTGGTCGGGGACATGCTGAAGTACTGTCTAGACCCAACCGACAAAGAGCGAGCTTTTGTCGAGTTCAGGCAAGACGATGTGGTCTGCCTTCTCATCAACAACTTTGGTGGGATGTCTAACTTCGAGATCGAAGCTTTAACGAGCGTTACTCGGAAAGTGTTGGAGCGCGACTGGAAGATTATACCCAGGCGGATCTTTGCCCAGGACTTCGAGACCTCGCTTAATGCTCCTGGGTGGTCCATCTCGTTGCTCAATGTGTCAGGTATCGAACGCGAGACAAAAACAAGCATATTCACCTTGATTCATCTCCTTGACCAGGACACAACGGCTCCAGCATGGCCTAGGAATGGTTACAGGGAAATCGTGCCCGTCAAAGAAAAGGCTAAGCTGTCAGTAGACAGCGCTACAGAAGCTGCCGCGAAGCAAGGGCCCACGGTGGACGCTACAGCCCTGGACTCGGCTTTGAGGAGTGCATGCAACGCTGCGATCCAGGCGGAACCAGATATCACCAAGTGGGATATTCAAATGGGAGACGGGGACTGTGGTGAGGCTGTTGTGGGCATGTGCAAAGGAGTGCTTAAGAAGTTGAATGCAGGTTTGACGAACGAGGGGTCTTTCTTCCATACCCTGGACGAGGTCGGCGAAGCAGTGGAGGAGATTGGTGGCACTTTGGGCGCAATAATCAGCATCGTCCTGGCATCTTTCACGACCAGTTTGAGGCAAGCATACGCCAGAGACGAGAGCGGGTTTTCTCTCGACACGAAGAGTGCCGGCCAAGCTGCTGGAGCGGCTCTGAAGAATTTGATGAATTACACCAGCGCAAGGCAGGGCGGGAGAACAGTCATGGACACGCTGATACCGTTTTGTGAGGCGTTGGAAAAAGACGCTGATCTTGCCA